From a region of the Sebastes umbrosus isolate fSebUmb1 chromosome 10, fSebUmb1.pri, whole genome shotgun sequence genome:
- the cnrip1b gene encoding CB1 cannabinoid receptor-interacting protein 1b, with the protein MADVPQLVKIGISLKMLPNNTAVHFKSDGARFGQTRTIKLLTGSKYRIEVVVKPGAVEATSMSVGGVTFPLEQQSKDPQSVVYTGQYDTEGVAHTKSGERQPVQISIQFTEAGMFETVWQVKYYNYNKRDHCQWGNSFNSIEYECKPNDTRTLMWVNKEMFV; encoded by the exons ATGGCTGACGTCCCTCAACTCGTTAAAATCGGTATCTCCCTGAAGATGCTCCCCAACAACACGGCGGTGCACTTCAAGTCGGACGGAGCCCGGTTCGGTCAGACCCGGACCATCAAGCTGCTGACCGGATCCAAATACCGGATCGAGGTGGTCGTTAAACCGGGAGCGGTGGAGGCCAC GTCGATGAGTGTGGGTGGGGTGACCTTTCCCCTGGAGCAGCAGTCTAAAGACCCGCAGTCAGTGGTCTATACTGGCCAGTATGACACAGAAGGGGTGGCACACACCAAGAGTGGAGAGAGGCAACCGGTTCAAATCAGCATACAG TTCACAGAGGCGGGGATGTTTGAAACGGTGTGGCAGGTGaagtactacaactacaacaagaGGGACCACTGCCAGTGGGGAAACAGCTTCAACAGCATCGAGTACGAATGCAAACCCAACGACACGCGCACGCTCATGTGGGTCAACAAGGAGATGTTTGTCTGA